A part of Clostridia bacterium genomic DNA contains:
- a CDS encoding DUF917 domain-containing protein codes for MRKIGLTEIEDIALGAALLGAGGGGDPYIGKLVAISAVRECGPVTMLDPEEVPDDALVVPIAMMGAPTVLSEKAIGGNEYKALYEMVSRFYGKEIYALMPIEAGGVNSMLPIAAAARLGLPLVDADGMGRAFPELQMVTFTIGGVSATPMALTDEKGNSVIFDTITNKWTEELARAVTMSCGGSVSVCLYIVDGKTLKDYAVKNIMTRSEKLGRAIRTLKSCTGTTPEEAFFQATEGFKLFKGKITDVLRETRGGFNFGKVVLEGIGEDKGRQAYVEFQNENLLAAVDGEIVATVPDLICLVDVETFTPVTTDALKYGKRVLVVGLKCFEMWRTPKGLELVGPRYFGCDTDYIPIEERVKGGRTHV; via the coding sequence GCTGGGCGCAGGCGGGGGCGGAGACCCCTATATCGGCAAGCTGGTGGCCATCAGTGCGGTCCGGGAATGCGGCCCGGTGACCATGCTGGACCCGGAAGAAGTACCTGACGACGCTTTGGTGGTGCCTATTGCCATGATGGGAGCGCCCACGGTTCTGTCGGAAAAAGCCATCGGTGGCAACGAATACAAAGCTTTGTATGAGATGGTCTCCCGCTTTTATGGTAAAGAGATTTATGCCCTGATGCCCATTGAGGCGGGAGGTGTGAACAGCATGCTGCCCATCGCCGCCGCGGCACGCCTGGGGCTCCCCCTGGTGGATGCCGACGGGATGGGCCGGGCTTTTCCGGAGCTCCAAATGGTGACTTTCACCATCGGCGGGGTCAGTGCCACCCCCATGGCCCTGACGGATGAAAAAGGAAACAGTGTCATCTTTGACACCATCACGAACAAATGGACGGAAGAACTGGCCCGGGCGGTGACCATGAGCTGCGGCGGCAGCGTTTCCGTGTGCCTTTATATTGTCGACGGCAAGACCCTCAAAGATTATGCCGTGAAAAACATCATGACCAGGAGCGAAAAGCTGGGCCGGGCCATCCGCACCTTAAAGTCCTGCACTGGCACCACACCGGAAGAGGCTTTCTTCCAGGCTACCGAAGGATTTAAACTCTTCAAGGGCAAGATCACCGATGTGCTGCGGGAGACCCGGGGAGGCTTCAATTTCGGGAAAGTGGTTTTGGAAGGCATTGGGGAGGACAAGGGCCGGCAGGCTTATGTGGAGTTTCAGAATGAAAACCTGTTGGCTGCCGTGGACGGGGAGATCGTGGCCACGGTGCCGGATTTAATCTGCCTGGTGGACGTGGAAACATTTACGCCGGTTACCACCGATGCCCTGAAATACGGCAAGAGAGTATTGGTGGTGGGACTCAAGTGCTTTGAAATGTGGCGTACTCCCAAGGGCTTGGAACTGGTAGGACCGCGCTATTTCGGCTGCGACACGGACTACATCCCCATTGAAGAACGGGTGAAAGGAGGTAGGACCCATGTATAA
- a CDS encoding hydantoinase/oxoprolinase family protein, with protein sequence MYKLGIDVGGTNTDAVLIDEKLQVVAKIKYPTSGDIEEGIVGAVKQLLELSGVDRSQIAQAMLGTTQCTNAIVERKNLAPIAVLRIGAPAAVGIPPMADWADDLKQVVVAQQMIRGGFEHDGKEITPFDEEAARAFFREVKGKVQSVAISCVFSTVRNDHELRAAEICREILGPDIHISLSSEIGSMGLIERENAAILNSALCRVAQKFTEGFARSLADLGVTNAAVYLSQNDGTLMTLEQALRYPILTIACGPTNSIRGASYLAELENAVVIDVGGTTTDLGVLQNGFPRESSIAATIGGVRTNFRMPDVLTIGLGGGSIVRQREDGTVTVGPDSVGYQITEKALVFGGDTVTATDIAVRLGLYELGDKTKVAGLDEEFALKAMETIRRMVEDALDAMKVSHEDVDVVLVGGGSIILPEKLAGAKSVVKPQHFGTANAIGSAISKVSGTYEKLVDYEKVPREEALVQAKQEAIEMAVAAGALRETVEIIDVEDVPLAYYPGKTSRVKIKAAGDLG encoded by the coding sequence ATGTATAAACTGGGTATTGACGTGGGAGGCACCAATACCGACGCAGTCTTGATTGATGAAAAACTGCAAGTGGTGGCAAAAATCAAGTATCCTACTTCCGGGGACATCGAGGAAGGTATTGTCGGCGCTGTCAAGCAATTACTGGAGCTGTCCGGTGTGGACAGAAGCCAAATCGCCCAGGCCATGCTGGGGACCACCCAATGCACCAACGCCATTGTGGAAAGAAAAAACCTGGCGCCCATTGCCGTATTGCGAATTGGGGCACCGGCGGCGGTGGGCATTCCGCCCATGGCTGACTGGGCGGACGATCTGAAGCAGGTAGTAGTCGCCCAGCAAATGATTCGCGGCGGCTTTGAACACGATGGCAAGGAAATCACTCCCTTTGATGAGGAAGCAGCCAGGGCTTTTTTCCGGGAAGTCAAGGGTAAAGTCCAGTCGGTAGCCATCTCCTGCGTCTTTTCCACCGTCCGCAACGACCATGAACTCCGGGCCGCTGAAATCTGCCGGGAGATCCTGGGGCCGGATATCCATATCTCTCTTTCCAGCGAAATCGGCTCCATGGGTCTTATCGAACGGGAAAACGCCGCCATTCTCAATTCCGCCCTGTGCCGGGTGGCGCAAAAGTTTACGGAAGGCTTCGCCAGATCTCTGGCGGATTTGGGGGTAACCAATGCCGCTGTTTATCTTTCGCAAAATGACGGCACTTTAATGACTTTAGAACAGGCCCTCCGGTACCCCATTTTAACCATTGCCTGCGGTCCCACCAACTCGATCCGGGGCGCCAGCTACCTGGCTGAACTGGAAAACGCGGTGGTAATCGACGTGGGAGGCACCACCACCGACCTGGGAGTGCTCCAAAACGGCTTCCCGCGGGAATCCAGCATAGCGGCAACCATCGGCGGCGTCCGCACCAATTTCCGGATGCCGGATGTGTTGACCATTGGCCTCGGCGGCGGTTCCATTGTCAGGCAGCGGGAAGACGGTACCGTCACGGTAGGTCCTGACAGCGTAGGATACCAGATTACGGAGAAGGCTTTGGTTTTCGGCGGGGATACGGTAACTGCCACTGACATTGCCGTCCGGCTGGGTCTTTACGAACTGGGAGACAAAACCAAAGTGGCCGGGCTGGATGAGGAATTCGCCCTGAAAGCCATGGAGACTATCCGCCGGATGGTGGAAGACGCCCTGGATGCCATGAAAGTGTCCCATGAGGATGTGGATGTGGTCCTGGTGGGCGGCGGGTCCATCATCTTGCCGGAGAAGCTGGCGGGGGCCAAATCGGTAGTCAAGCCCCAACATTTCGGCACGGCCAACGCCATTGGCTCGGCCATCTCCAAAGTCAGCGGCACCTACGAAAAGCTGGTTGATTATGAAAAAGTGCCGCGGGAGGAAGCGCTGGTCCAGGCCAAGCAGGAAGCTATTGAGATGGCCGTGGCCGCCGGTGCCCTCAGGGAAACGGTGGAAATCATTGATGTGGAAGACGTACCGCTGGCCTACTACCCGGGCAAAACCAGCCGGGTTAAAATCAAGGCGGCGGGGGATTTGGGCTAA
- the cas2 gene encoding CRISPR-associated endonuclease Cas2: protein MFVILVYDVNQKRVAKVLKTARKYLTWVQNSVLEGEISEANLKKLKKELARVMNLSEDSAIIYELRTTKYSSREIIGVEKGGFDIII, encoded by the coding sequence ATGTTTGTAATTCTCGTTTACGATGTAAACCAAAAGAGGGTGGCTAAAGTACTGAAGACCGCAAGAAAATATTTGACATGGGTCCAGAATTCGGTATTAGAAGGGGAGATAAGTGAGGCCAATCTGAAGAAATTAAAAAAGGAGTTAGCTAGAGTAATGAACTTGTCAGAGGATTCAGCTATTATTTATGAATTACGTACTACTAAGTATTCATCTCGCGAGATCATTGGTGTGGAAAAAGGTGGTTTTGATATTATCATTTAA